One window from the genome of Nicotiana sylvestris chromosome 9, ASM39365v2, whole genome shotgun sequence encodes:
- the LOC138877768 gene encoding uncharacterized protein: MCDITILYHLGKFNVVADALSCRIESLGSLAYLPIVERPMALDVHALASQFVRLDISEPSRDTVQHGNAKEVTIGDNGALMMQGRLCVPNVDGLRALILQESYSLRYSIHLGVAKMYHDLRQHYWWHRMKKDIVEYVSWCLNCQQVKCEHQRPGVFL; the protein is encoded by the exons ATGtgtgatatcaccattttgtaccaCTTGGGGAAgttcaatgtggtggccgatgctttgagttgccggatagagagtttggggagtttagcttatCTACCAATagtagagaggcccatggcgttGGATGTTCatgccttagccagccagtttgtgagactggatatttctgagcctagtcgg gatacgGTCCAACACGGTAATGCTAAGGAGGTTACTATTGGGGATAATGGTGCATTGATGATGCAAGGCAggttatgtgtgcctaatgtggatggtttACGTGCATTGATTCTTCAAGAGTCTTACAGCttgcggtactctattcatctgggtgtcgcgaagatgtaccatgacttgaggcagcattattggtggcataggatgaagaaggacatagtggagtatgtttcttggtgcctaaattgtcagcaggtgaagtgtgAGCATCAACGGCCGGGTGTATTTCTTTAG